The DNA sequence TACTTTTAAATTTTCCACATTCTGTTTCATTAATGATAAATAAGTGACACCATTATTAAAATCTTCTTTAGAAACATTGTGGCATGAATGTAATAATAACATTTTTGCTCCCGTTTCGTCACTAATCATTTGCGAAATTTTTGGGTCTACTAATTCTTCATAATAAATAACGGGAATATTTTGTTCTTTAATCTCTTTAATCATTTGTGCAACTAAAGCAGCACTCGGTTCAGCTTCAAATGGCGCCGATACATAATGAATTCCATATTGATTCGTTAAATACTGCATCGCAAAGCGTCCACCATGATAAATCGTATCACGCTTCGCATTCGCCACCACATCTTTAAGTTCGTGATCTAACTCTTCTAATTCAGCTAAATAAGCATTAGCATTGTCTTTATAGTAGTCTGCATTCTCTGGATCAACTTCACATAAGGCCTCCAAAATATTATTCACCATAATCATCGCGTTTTTTGGACTTGTCCAAATGTGTGGATCATAAGTATGATTATGCCCATCCCCTTCAGAATGATCATGTCCCGCTTCTACTTCTGCATCATGGTTATGATTTTCATCTTCATGGTCGTGATCAGTATCTGCATCATGGTCATGATTTTCATCTTCATGATTGTGATCAGTATCTGCATCATGGTCATGATTTTCATCTTCATGGTCGTGATTATCTTCAACTGTACTATTTGGAGCTAATAATGGAACATTTTTTGAAACATCTAAAACATAAACTTCGTTACTATCAACACTCTCAATAATACTATGAGCCCATTGCTCCATTGATTCTCCCGTATAAATAAATAAATCTGCTTTATTAATCTTAATAATATCAGCTGGTGTCGGCTCATATGAGTGTGATTCCATTCCAGCTGGTAATAATAATGTGACATCTACCTTATCGCCACCGATTACACGTGCAAAATCATATTGTGGAAATAATGTTGTAACAATTTGTAATTTATCTGATACTGAACCCATTTTTGAATCAGTATCACATCCAACTAATAGGACAACAAAACTCATTAAAGTAAAGACTAATCCTTTAAACTTTTTCATAAAAAGCTCCTCCTAAAAAAGTACTCTTACTTATGTTATGTCTATTGTAGCACAGTTTCATACAAATGATAATAGTTATCAGTTGAGTTGAATATATGTGCAAGTACTCATATAAGACGGTTCTAATGTAGGTGATTGCCTCATTAGTTGAAGAGAGCTTCACTTGTTCGTGAAGGACGAGAACTCCCCCTGCCAGCTGAGGATGGCTAAGACTCAATCCTAAAGGATTTTCATACTTAGCGCAGGGAACCCTTTCCCTATCAGTGGAGGATAGCTAAGACTCAAATCTAATGG is a window from the Turicibacter bilis genome containing:
- a CDS encoding metal ABC transporter substrate-binding protein → MKKFKGLVFTLMSFVVLLVGCDTDSKMGSVSDKLQIVTTLFPQYDFARVIGGDKVDVTLLLPAGMESHSYEPTPADIIKINKADLFIYTGESMEQWAHSIIESVDSNEVYVLDVSKNVPLLAPNSTVEDNHDHEDENHDHDADTDHNHEDENHDHDADTDHDHEDENHNHDAEVEAGHDHSEGDGHNHTYDPHIWTSPKNAMIMVNNILEALCEVDPENADYYKDNANAYLAELEELDHELKDVVANAKRDTIYHGGRFAMQYLTNQYGIHYVSAPFEAEPSAALVAQMIKEIKEQNIPVIYYEELVDPKISQMISDETGAKMLLLHSCHNVSKEDFNNGVTYLSLMKQNVENLKVGLD